The window TTGACGACTGCGCGCCAACGGTTTAACGGTTACACGCCGTCGCTGAACGCGCCGTTGGCTCGACGCTCCCGCACGAAGGCGCCAGGATCACGAAGACCACACAGGCAAGTCTTCGTGGTCTTCGTGTTCTGCGTGTCTAGGTGTTCCTCGTGCCGGAGCGTGAGCCGCCGGGCGCGTCACAGCAAGTACAGCTAGAAGCCGTACTTGACGGCGAACTGCATGATTCGCGGATCGCCGGTGGTGTTGGTCACGCGCCCGTTGGTCAGCGACGTCGAGCCGATCTGCACCGCCGGGTTCGCCCAGTTCGAGTGATTGAACAGGTTGAAGGCCTCGACGCGCAGCTCGAGCCGCTTGCCGCCGCGGAAGTTGAGGTTGCGCGAGAACGACGCGTCGACGTTCCAGAACCCCGGGCCGACGAGATAGCCCTTGGGCGTATTGCCCCACACGCCGGGCGTGTTCGGCGCGAAGGCCGCGAGGTTGAACCACGCCCGCGACGGACTGCTGCCGGTGACCGCCCACGTGCGCTCGTCCTCGGACAGATACGGATCGACGCCGGACACGAGAATCGGACGCTGCGGCAGATTGGTCAGCGCCAGGTCGCCGGTCGTCGTCGGCGTGATCGGGCTGCCGCTGCGCGCCTGCCAGATGATGCCGGTCTGCCAGTCCTTGGTCAGCGTGCGGAGGAACCCGCCGCCGAGCCCGGGACTCACCAGCACCGCCGAGAGGTTGAAGTTGTGGCGCCGGTCGGCGACGCACGGTCCCTTGTTCGTCGACGCGTCCGGCCGCGGGTTGCTGCTGGTGATGTCCGCGATCGGCACCGGATAGGCGTTGCCGATGTCGCCGGCGCCGCCCGGTTCTCCCTCGTTGGTGCACTCGCTGTAGGTGTAGTTGGTGCTGGTGCTCCAGCCGCGGGAGAGCCGCCGCGTCAGCGTAAAGCGGACGCCCTGATACCAGCCGCGGGCATCGTCGTAGAGCTGCGCGACGGTGTTGGCGGCGTAGTACTGCCCTTCGGCGGGGTTCAGCAGTGTCAGGAGCGATCGCGCCTGGCGGTTCGCGGCGGTGGTGTTCGAGCACGGGCCGGCGGTGGTGAGCGCGTACTGCCCCGCCTGGCAGTTCCCCGGAATGTAGATGGTCGGATTCTCTTCATAGCCCGACCAGATGTGGATCGAGCGGTTCCCCATGTAGGTGACGTCGAACATCATGTTCGTGAAGAACTGCCGCTGGTACGACAGGTTCCACTGCGTCACCTGCATCGGCGTGAGGTCGACCGGCATGCTGACGAAGCCGCCCTGCACCGGGAATCTGACGCTGCTCGGCGCCACCTGCACCGGCTCGCCCTGCCGCGGATAGTTGATGGCCTTCAGCGGATCGCCGCCGGGGGTGTTCGCCCAGGGATCGGAGAAGTTCACGGCGCAGCCGTTCCGGTTCGGCACCGGGCAGGAGGTCGGCGGCTGCGCATTCACGCGATTGCCGAACGGCGGGTTCAGCGGATGCCGCGCATAGGCCCACAGCCGGGGTGAATCGTAGTAGTGGCCGATGCCGGCGCGGATCGTCTGCTGATTGTTCCCTTTCGGATCCCAGACGATGCCGGCGCGGGGCGCGAACTGCGCCAGCCGGGTCCGGTTGTTCGAGCCGCTGTCGGGGAACCCTGGATCGCCCTTGAACATGAGGCCCGCCGGGGCGTTGGGGTACACCACGCTCCTGATGCCCTTGTCGAAGTTCTCGCGGCTGAAGGCCTGCTGGAAGCCGTTGTTGTCCTTGGCGGCGAGATACGGCTCCCAACGCACGCCGTAGTTCAGCGTGAACTTGCGGCCGGCGCGCCAGACGTCGCCGAAATACAGGCCAACGGCGTTGATCGATTGATTGTTGCGCTGGCTGCCGGCCTGGTTGAACGTCGCCGGCAGGCCGAGCACGAAGTCCGCCATCGCGAGACCGCCGTTGGCGTTGTTCGTGCCGCTGGTGATCAGGCCGCTGAACCCGAAGGTGCCGTTGGAGGCGAACGTCCCGTCACCGTCGGTGTGGGGACGGGTCCAGACGCCGCCGAAGGACAGACTGTGCGAACCCTTGATCCAGTCGAAGTCCTGCGCGACCGACGGCGTGTCGACGTAGAACCGTCCGGTGAACCCGCTGTTGCTCCAACCGGCCGAGCCGCCGGCGAGGAAATCCTGGCCGCCGCCGGTGGTGTACTGGAAGGTGTTGACGCCGAGCGAGGTCCAGGTCGGCGCCCCCTCGCCCTGGATGCGCTCCGTCGAGGTGCTCTGATAGGTGACGCGGGTGGTGGCGACGAGCGTCGGCGAAATCACCCAGTCGTAGCCGCTCGCCATGGTCATCATGCGGGCGTCGATGCCGAGGCCGGCGCCGCTGAGCATGAGCAGGTTCGGGTTGTTCTTGTCGAAGCCCGGCGCGTGCAGGTACTTGGTGTAGAACACGCGGCCGAACAGCCGTTTGTTCGAGGTCATCTGATAGTCGAGGCGCCCGATGTACTGCTGCTCGTCGCTGTCGTTGGGGATCTGCAGCA is drawn from Vicinamibacterales bacterium and contains these coding sequences:
- a CDS encoding TonB-dependent receptor, whose translation is MVRRCLLAFVMTLLLVPAAARAQTVAVAQLSGTVLDESGGALPGVEVSVTQTDTGMTRFMVTNEKGEYIFTNLPVGPYKLSSKLSGFSTFEQTGIVLVVGDARSINVSMKVGGLTETVTVQSDANLVETRNVNLGAVVPQEQIVSLPLNGRSVLQLIVLSGSAVENTTLTDNRQYPNAVAISVAGGTGNSTMYLVDGGYNNDPQNNTGNPMPFPDALQEFKTENGVRNARYGMSTGATVNAVTKSGGNTLHGNVFDFVRDSRFNSIRYFEKKANGGLGRDDGLKRNQIGGTLGGPLMKDKLFFFGGTQITNTRIAPLAADQTVPTADVRRGDFTRIMSASCRGGTARTLGAPYVNNRIDPSLFHPIAVKMMNMLPLPDPAIDPDGCGRYVLQIPNDSDEQQYIGRLDYQMTSNKRLFGRVFYTKYLHAPGFDKNNPNLLMLSGAGLGIDARMMTMASGYDWVISPTLVATTRVTYQSTSTERIQGEGAPTWTSLGVNTFQYTTGGGQDFLAGGSAGWSNSGFTGRFYVDTPSVAQDFDWIKGSHSLSFGGVWTRPHTDGDGTFASNGTFGFSGLITSGTNNANGGLAMADFVLGLPATFNQAGSQRNNQSINAVGLYFGDVWRAGRKFTLNYGVRWEPYLAAKDNNGFQQAFSRENFDKGIRSVVYPNAPAGLMFKGDPGFPDSGSNNRTRLAQFAPRAGIVWDPKGNNQQTIRAGIGHYYDSPRLWAYARHPLNPPFGNRVNAQPPTSCPVPNRNGCAVNFSDPWANTPGGDPLKAINYPRQGEPVQVAPSSVRFPVQGGFVSMPVDLTPMQVTQWNLSYQRQFFTNMMFDVTYMGNRSIHIWSGYEENPTIYIPGNCQAGQYALTTAGPCSNTTAANRQARSLLTLLNPAEGQYYAANTVAQLYDDARGWYQGVRFTLTRRLSRGWSTSTNYTYSECTNEGEPGGAGDIGNAYPVPIADITSSNPRPDASTNKGPCVADRRHNFNLSAVLVSPGLGGGFLRTLTKDWQTGIIWQARSGSPITPTTTGDLALTNLPQRPILVSGVDPYLSEDERTWAVTGSSPSRAWFNLAAFAPNTPGVWGNTPKGYLVGPGFWNVDASFSRNLNFRGGKRLELRVEAFNLFNHSNWANPAVQIGSTSLTNGRVTNTTGDPRIMQFAVKYGF